In Ruania zhangjianzhongii, the following proteins share a genomic window:
- a CDS encoding TetR/AcrR family transcriptional regulator produces MSATTMVAEGSGHSGATAPRGDTRNRVLAVAMELFGRHGYGPTTVAQIERAAGLSAGAGGLYRHFPSKKALLIEGLRREGGAGRALLERLDDLGQVGAAPRERLLAVGRAGLARLEQERDLNRLLVRDLDQFPELLEQVREQEVEAVFRGLSRWLAGQPDGRPDTDWDALAAVLLAAVSHYWILRDVYGGKHPHQISAERFLGMLTDLAATVFTGVPDR; encoded by the coding sequence GTGAGCGCAACGACGATGGTCGCTGAGGGCTCTGGTCACTCCGGCGCAACCGCACCGCGCGGAGACACCCGGAACCGGGTCCTGGCGGTCGCGATGGAGCTGTTCGGACGGCACGGTTACGGCCCGACCACTGTGGCGCAGATCGAACGAGCGGCCGGACTGTCGGCAGGAGCCGGTGGACTCTACCGGCACTTCCCGTCCAAGAAAGCCCTGCTCATCGAAGGGTTGCGGCGGGAGGGAGGAGCGGGTCGAGCGCTCCTGGAACGCCTCGATGACCTGGGGCAGGTGGGTGCAGCGCCGAGGGAGCGGCTGCTTGCAGTAGGGCGCGCGGGGTTAGCGCGCTTGGAGCAGGAGCGGGACCTGAACCGGCTGCTGGTGCGCGATCTCGACCAGTTCCCGGAGCTGCTGGAGCAGGTCCGGGAGCAGGAGGTCGAGGCCGTGTTCCGGGGGTTGTCCCGCTGGCTCGCCGGCCAGCCGGACGGACGGCCGGACACCGACTGGGACGCGCTGGCCGCGGTGCTGCTCGCTGCCGTGAGCCATTACTGGATCCTGCGCGACGTCTACGGCGGCAAGCATCCGCACCAGATCTCGGCAGAGCGGTTCCTCGGCATGCTCACCGATCTGGCCGCGACGGTCTTCACCGGCGTGCCCGACCGGTAG
- a CDS encoding redoxin domain-containing protein, which yields MDTPDGAALPGVGDLAPDFTAPNVHGAPVSLARLRGGPVLVVFVPFAFTPVCTAEAAALHRAWPGWRERDVQLLMISCDAVPTLRRWAEEQQVGFEVLSDFWPHGQVARAYGAFSELDGAADRVSVLIDADGVVRWRRSTGRGLARPVSDYQGAIEELLRGGSEGSLS from the coding sequence ATGGATACGCCCGACGGCGCAGCGCTGCCGGGCGTAGGCGACCTCGCCCCGGACTTCACCGCACCGAACGTGCATGGCGCACCCGTGTCCTTGGCCCGGCTACGTGGCGGGCCGGTGCTGGTGGTGTTCGTCCCGTTCGCGTTCACCCCGGTGTGCACGGCCGAAGCCGCGGCCCTGCACCGGGCCTGGCCCGGGTGGCGAGAGCGGGATGTGCAGCTGCTGATGATCAGCTGTGATGCCGTGCCGACGCTGCGGCGCTGGGCCGAGGAGCAGCAGGTCGGCTTCGAGGTGCTCTCCGACTTCTGGCCGCACGGCCAGGTGGCCCGCGCCTACGGGGCGTTCTCGGAGCTGGACGGCGCGGCCGACCGGGTCAGCGTGCTGATCGACGCCGACGGGGTGGTCCGCTGGCGGAGGAGTACGGGTCGCGGACTGGCTCGGCCGGTGAGCGACTATCAGGGTGCGATCGAGGAGCTGCTCCGCGGCGGTAGCGAGGGCAGTCTTTCGTGA
- a CDS encoding PPOX class F420-dependent oxidoreductase: MSKRSQRSIATLSDAASPDLRRLVASGTVLLQTRKRDGTWVGAPVSLVGDGDHAYFRSWSTAGKAKRLRNFSAVRLAPSSLTGTPTGGEVDGRAHQVHGEEERRARDLLSARFPVLHRHLVPWLHRRKGRTTVHYVLAVPGERNDDGR, translated from the coding sequence ATGTCGAAACGGTCCCAGCGGTCCATCGCCACACTCTCGGATGCGGCCAGTCCCGACCTTCGCCGGCTGGTGGCCAGCGGCACCGTGCTGCTGCAGACGCGCAAGCGAGACGGGACGTGGGTGGGTGCCCCGGTCAGTCTTGTCGGAGACGGTGACCATGCCTACTTCCGGTCCTGGAGTACCGCCGGAAAAGCGAAGCGGCTGCGGAACTTCTCCGCTGTGCGCCTCGCCCCCAGCAGCTTGACCGGGACGCCCACGGGCGGCGAGGTCGATGGTCGCGCGCACCAGGTGCACGGCGAGGAGGAACGGCGGGCGCGGGATCTGCTCTCCGCCCGGTTCCCCGTGCTGCACCGCCACCTCGTGCCGTGGCTGCACCGCCGGAAGGGGCGCACCACGGTGCACTACGTGCTGGCCGTCCCCGGTGAGCGCAACGACGATGGTCGCTGA
- a CDS encoding DUF3145 domain-containing protein, protein MSGQSTRGVVFVHSSPRALCPHVEWAAGSVLNAHVAFDWTAQPAAPEMFRAELSWAGPAGTGARLASALRGWNHLRYEVTEEASRGVDGGRWSHTPELGIFHAQIDVHGNVVIPEDRVRAAMEHAGEPARMRHELELALGQAWDDELEPFRYAGAGAPVRWLHRVG, encoded by the coding sequence ATGTCAGGTCAGAGCACCCGCGGTGTTGTTTTCGTGCACTCATCGCCCCGCGCTTTGTGCCCGCACGTGGAGTGGGCCGCTGGGTCCGTGCTGAACGCGCACGTCGCGTTCGACTGGACTGCGCAGCCCGCGGCCCCCGAGATGTTTCGGGCTGAACTGTCCTGGGCCGGCCCTGCCGGAACCGGGGCGCGGCTCGCGTCGGCGCTCCGCGGCTGGAATCACCTCCGTTACGAGGTGACCGAGGAAGCCAGCCGCGGCGTCGACGGCGGTCGCTGGAGCCATACTCCCGAGCTGGGCATCTTCCACGCCCAGATCGACGTTCATGGCAACGTCGTCATCCCCGAGGACCGGGTGCGAGCGGCGATGGAGCACGCCGGCGAGCCGGCCCGGATGCGGCACGAGCTCGAGCTGGCGCTCGGCCAGGCCTGGGACGACGAGCTCGAGCCGTTCCGGTACGCGGGTGCCGGCGCTCCGGTGCGCTGGCTGCACCGGGTGGGCTGA
- a CDS encoding glycerophosphodiester phosphodiesterase family protein: MRLQLPAGPLAIAHRGGAGLPANAGIENSLQAVAHAVDLGYRYIETDVQASADGVAFVLHDADLQRVAGRAVSVEGLTAADLRAITLSGGESIPTLADLLEEFDGLRFNIDLKSDAVVNPAVRTLRAAGAGGRVVLAAFSHRRLVRARRLLPGVATSASPREIAALRFGRLPLAARAGAVAFQVPIHTTVRGRRVRIVTDSFIARAHARGQQVHVWTIDDAATMHELFERGVDGIVADRIDVLREVLIERGVWPAPGEWS, translated from the coding sequence GTGAGGCTCCAGCTGCCCGCCGGGCCGCTGGCGATCGCCCACCGAGGCGGCGCCGGGCTGCCGGCGAACGCCGGGATCGAGAACTCGCTGCAGGCGGTGGCGCACGCCGTGGACCTGGGCTACCGGTACATCGAGACCGATGTGCAGGCCAGTGCCGACGGAGTGGCGTTCGTGCTGCACGATGCGGACCTGCAGCGGGTGGCCGGCCGGGCCGTGTCCGTGGAAGGCCTGACCGCGGCGGACCTGCGCGCGATCACTCTCAGCGGCGGAGAGTCGATCCCCACGCTGGCCGATCTGCTTGAGGAGTTCGACGGTCTGCGGTTCAACATCGACCTGAAGTCCGATGCCGTGGTGAACCCGGCGGTGCGCACGCTGCGGGCGGCCGGGGCAGGGGGCCGAGTGGTGCTGGCAGCGTTCAGCCATCGCCGGTTGGTGCGAGCCCGCCGGCTGCTGCCGGGAGTGGCCACCTCGGCCTCACCGCGAGAGATCGCGGCCCTGCGGTTCGGCCGGCTGCCGCTGGCCGCACGTGCCGGGGCGGTGGCCTTCCAGGTGCCGATCCACACCACCGTCCGGGGTCGGCGCGTGCGGATCGTCACCGACTCCTTCATCGCTCGGGCGCACGCCCGCGGCCAGCAGGTGCACGTGTGGACCATCGACGATGCCGCGACGATGCACGAGCTCTTCGAGCGCGGCGTGGACGGGATCGTTGCCGACCGCATCGATGTCCTCCGCGAGGTGCTGATCGAGCGCGGCGTGTGGCCCGCGCCGGGGGAGTGGAGCTGA
- a CDS encoding PucR family transcriptional regulator: MTTSPGDAVATGEMVRRLRGGSDLLTAAALRRLDSELGWYRALPAEDRSWIGLVAQSGIASFIAWYENPGRGAYNASEIFRAAPPELTRSISLQHTLQLVRIVVEVVEQHTEELAAPGQHSALREAVLLYSREVAFSAAEVYARAAESRGAWDARLEALVVDSLLRGDPDDSLHSRVAALGWAGRGSALVMVGTADDPLDEVGAAELRRAARRAAQDALVGIQGNRLIVVLGGEGNLRDQAGALLPRFGSGPVVIGPEVPELAEAGRSARAALSALQAVQAWPTAPRPVLADELLPERVLTGDNDARRTLLTEVYQPLQKVGGPLLTTLSTYLNEGRSLEATARLLYVHPNTVRYRLRRIATVTGWDPVDAREGFVLQIAIAVGQLAGGVAL, encoded by the coding sequence ATGACCACCTCCCCCGGCGATGCGGTGGCCACCGGCGAGATGGTCCGGCGGCTGCGCGGCGGCAGCGACCTGCTCACCGCGGCTGCACTGCGGCGGTTGGACAGCGAGCTCGGCTGGTACCGGGCGCTGCCCGCCGAGGATCGTTCCTGGATCGGACTGGTCGCCCAGTCCGGGATCGCCAGCTTCATCGCCTGGTACGAGAACCCAGGCCGCGGCGCCTACAACGCCAGCGAGATCTTCCGTGCCGCCCCGCCCGAGCTGACCCGATCGATCTCGCTGCAGCACACCCTGCAGCTGGTGCGGATCGTGGTGGAGGTGGTGGAGCAGCACACCGAGGAGCTGGCCGCCCCGGGGCAGCACTCGGCCCTGCGGGAGGCGGTCCTGCTCTACTCCCGGGAGGTGGCCTTCTCCGCTGCCGAGGTCTACGCCCGCGCCGCGGAGAGCCGGGGTGCGTGGGATGCCCGCCTGGAGGCGCTGGTGGTGGACTCCCTGCTGCGAGGCGACCCGGACGACTCACTGCACTCACGGGTGGCGGCGCTGGGCTGGGCCGGTCGCGGCAGCGCGCTGGTGATGGTGGGCACCGCAGACGATCCGCTCGACGAGGTGGGCGCAGCCGAGCTGCGCCGGGCCGCCCGCCGCGCCGCCCAGGACGCCCTGGTGGGTATCCAGGGCAACCGGCTGATCGTGGTGCTCGGCGGTGAGGGGAACCTGCGGGACCAGGCCGGAGCACTGCTGCCCCGGTTCGGCTCCGGCCCAGTGGTGATCGGCCCGGAGGTGCCCGAGCTCGCCGAGGCCGGCCGGTCCGCCCGGGCTGCACTCAGTGCCCTGCAGGCGGTACAGGCCTGGCCCACGGCCCCACGCCCGGTCCTCGCCGACGAGCTGCTCCCCGAGCGGGTGCTCACCGGGGACAATGACGCCCGGCGCACGCTCCTCACCGAGGTGTACCAGCCGCTGCAAAAAGTCGGCGGACCGCTGCTGACCACGCTGAGCACCTATCTGAACGAGGGCCGCTCGCTCGAGGCCACTGCCCGGCTGCTGTACGTGCACCCGAACACGGTGCGCTACCGGCTTCGCCGCATTGCCACCGTGACCGGCTGGGACCCGGTCGATGCGCGGGAGGGGTTCGTGCTGCAGATCGCGATCGCCGTCGGGCAGCTCGCCGGTGGGGTGGCTTTGTAG
- a CDS encoding beta-ketoacyl-ACP synthase 3 produces the protein MTKPTLALAPPVAGSRILAIGGMRGQNLVPNDDIVGPINSSDEWIQQRTGIRTRARAHAEFTVKDLAVGAARDALAKAGLTGADLGAVLISTVTHFEQTPSLAALVADEIGATPAPAYDISAACAGYAYGIAQADALVRSGGIEHVLVIGVEKMSDFIDPSDRTISFLLGDGAGAAIVGPSDTPGIAPTVWGSNGSKADAIYQTRSWLDYRRLEMGEPEPETPELAEEVSAMTTPTLRQQGPTVFKWVISSMPDVARRAVAAAGLEITDIDVFIPHQANMRITDQLLKLIKFRGDIVVGRDIADTGNTSAASIPLAAERLLREGQAHSGDIALQIGFGAGLVYAAQVVVLP, from the coding sequence ATGACCAAGCCGACGCTCGCGCTCGCCCCTCCGGTGGCCGGCAGCAGGATCCTCGCGATCGGTGGGATGCGGGGGCAGAACCTGGTGCCCAACGATGACATCGTCGGCCCGATCAACTCCTCGGACGAGTGGATCCAGCAGCGCACCGGCATCCGCACCCGCGCTCGCGCCCATGCTGAGTTCACCGTCAAGGACCTGGCCGTCGGCGCCGCCCGCGATGCACTGGCCAAGGCGGGTCTGACCGGCGCAGACCTTGGCGCCGTGCTGATCTCCACCGTCACCCACTTCGAGCAGACGCCATCGCTGGCCGCGCTCGTTGCCGATGAGATCGGTGCCACACCGGCTCCGGCCTATGACATCTCCGCTGCGTGCGCGGGCTACGCCTACGGCATCGCCCAGGCCGATGCCCTGGTGCGCTCGGGCGGCATCGAGCACGTGCTGGTGATCGGTGTGGAGAAGATGAGCGACTTCATCGACCCCTCCGACCGGACCATCTCGTTCCTGCTCGGTGACGGCGCTGGCGCGGCCATCGTCGGACCGAGCGACACACCCGGGATCGCCCCGACCGTCTGGGGCAGCAACGGCAGCAAGGCCGACGCGATCTACCAGACCCGCTCCTGGTTGGACTACCGCCGCCTGGAGATGGGCGAGCCGGAGCCGGAGACCCCCGAGCTGGCCGAGGAGGTCAGTGCGATGACCACGCCGACGCTGCGCCAGCAGGGCCCGACGGTCTTCAAGTGGGTGATCTCCTCGATGCCGGACGTCGCGCGCCGTGCCGTGGCCGCGGCCGGTCTGGAGATCACCGACATCGATGTGTTCATCCCGCACCAGGCGAACATGCGGATCACCGACCAGCTGTTGAAGCTGATCAAGTTCCGTGGGGACATCGTGGTCGGCCGCGATATCGCCGACACCGGCAACACCTCGGCGGCCTCCATCCCGCTGGCCGCTGAGCGGCTGCTGCGCGAAGGACAGGCCCACAGCGGCGACATCGCCCTGCAGATCGGGTTCGGCGCCGGACTGGTCTACGCCGCGCAGGTCGTGGTGCTGCCGTGA
- a CDS encoding ACP S-malonyltransferase, with translation MIALLSPGQGAQSPGMLAPWLELDGTADLLAELSEAAQVDLHALGTTADADTIKDTQVAQPLIVATSLVSLHALEARAGSRIVWAQLAAGHSVGEFAAAAAAGALSPADALGLVGVRGRAMAEAADQAPTGMSAVVGGNPEEVDAALAAHDLVGANVNGGGQVVAAGLLTDLDALAAEPPARARVIPLAVAGAFHTEYMAAAVQTVQTAAAEVDAADPQLQLLSNFDGAALTSGEQALARLVAQISSPVRWDLCQQTMLEAGVTRAIELAPGGVLAGLARRSMRGVETVALKGPDDLDAAVALITSATEEN, from the coding sequence GTGATCGCACTACTCAGCCCTGGTCAGGGCGCCCAGAGTCCAGGCATGCTCGCGCCGTGGCTCGAGCTGGACGGCACGGCCGACCTGCTCGCCGAACTGAGCGAGGCAGCGCAGGTGGACCTGCACGCACTCGGGACCACGGCCGATGCGGACACCATCAAGGACACCCAAGTGGCCCAGCCGCTGATCGTGGCAACCTCGCTGGTCAGCCTGCACGCCCTGGAGGCGCGCGCCGGCAGCCGCATCGTCTGGGCACAGCTGGCCGCCGGACACTCCGTCGGCGAGTTCGCCGCCGCTGCCGCCGCCGGTGCGCTCTCGCCCGCCGACGCGCTCGGCCTGGTCGGCGTCCGGGGTCGAGCGATGGCCGAGGCGGCCGATCAGGCCCCCACTGGGATGAGCGCCGTGGTCGGTGGCAACCCGGAAGAGGTCGACGCGGCCCTGGCCGCCCATGACCTGGTGGGCGCGAACGTCAACGGCGGCGGCCAGGTGGTGGCCGCCGGTCTGCTCACCGATCTGGACGCACTGGCGGCCGAGCCCCCGGCTCGCGCCCGGGTGATCCCACTCGCCGTGGCCGGTGCCTTCCACACCGAGTACATGGCCGCCGCGGTGCAGACCGTGCAGACGGCTGCGGCAGAGGTGGACGCCGCCGACCCCCAGCTGCAGCTGCTCAGCAACTTCGACGGTGCAGCCCTCACCTCGGGTGAGCAGGCGCTGGCGCGCCTGGTCGCCCAGATCTCCTCCCCGGTCCGCTGGGACCTGTGCCAGCAGACGATGCTCGAGGCAGGCGTGACTCGCGCGATCGAGCTGGCTCCCGGAGGGGTGCTGGCGGGTCTGGCCCGCCGCAGCATGCGCGGGGTGGAGACTGTAGCCCTGAAGGGCCCGGACGACCTGGACGCTGCCGTTGCCCTGATCACATCCGCCACCGAGGAGAACTGA
- a CDS encoding DUF3052 domain-containing protein, translating to MAGTTNAASDSAGVRFGVKQGQVIQEFGYDDDVDSDLRSALEEATGTELVDEDYDDVTDAALVWWREDDGDAHDLADLLMDTLTTLEDGGLIWVLTPKPGRSGHVSAPEVDEAARTAGLHSTSTISAAEHWSGFRLTTRGRGR from the coding sequence GTGGCAGGGACCACGAACGCCGCGAGCGACAGCGCAGGCGTCCGTTTCGGAGTGAAGCAGGGGCAGGTCATCCAGGAGTTCGGTTACGACGACGACGTCGATTCCGACCTGCGTAGCGCCCTGGAGGAGGCTACGGGCACCGAGCTCGTGGACGAGGACTATGACGACGTCACCGACGCGGCACTGGTCTGGTGGCGCGAGGACGACGGTGACGCGCACGATCTGGCGGATCTGCTGATGGACACACTCACCACCTTGGAGGACGGCGGTCTGATCTGGGTGCTGACCCCCAAGCCGGGGCGGTCGGGGCACGTGTCTGCACCCGAGGTGGACGAGGCTGCTCGTACTGCCGGGCTGCACAGCACGAGCACGATCTCCGCGGCCGAGCACTGGAGCGGGTTCCGGCTCACCACCCGCGGCCGGGGTAGGTGA
- a CDS encoding acyl carrier protein, whose protein sequence is MAHSEEDILAGLAEIVNEETGLETDAVQSDKSFTDDLDIDSLSMMTIVTLAEEKFDVRIPDEEVKNLATVGDAVKYIAQAQS, encoded by the coding sequence ATGGCGCACAGTGAAGAGGACATCCTGGCCGGCCTCGCAGAGATCGTGAACGAGGAGACCGGGTTGGAGACGGACGCCGTCCAGTCGGACAAGTCCTTCACCGACGACCTCGACATCGACTCTCTCTCCATGATGACCATCGTCACCCTGGCCGAGGAGAAGTTCGATGTGCGCATCCCCGACGAAGAGGTGAAGAACCTCGCCACCGTCGGCGACGCCGTCAAGTACATCGCGCAGGCACAGTCCTGA
- a CDS encoding SDR family NAD(P)-dependent oxidoreductase, whose amino-acid sequence MTRCVYTVDGSHRIRDHIPTRIEETMDLNLTEKTAVVTGGNGGIGLAIAEVLAQGGARVVVGARTRTVELADLQRRHDVRFVAVDLAAPGGADHLITEAAGPAGGLDIVVNNVGGSEPAPSSIDFDDGQWQRIFDVTLFSAVRTVRAAVPHLRGRPGAAIVTIGSVNAKVPSGPIAPYCAAKAALSNVSKAWAEELAPEGIRVNTISPGPVRTPMWTGTGGFAHGIAAQAQTTVADVMDRVLPAQMAISTGRISEPEEIAALVAFLASDRAANITGSDYLVDGGMVKTVA is encoded by the coding sequence GTGACCCGATGCGTCTACACCGTGGATGGCAGCCACCGCATCCGTGACCACATCCCCACCCGAATCGAGGAGACGATGGACCTGAACCTGACCGAGAAGACCGCCGTGGTGACCGGGGGCAATGGCGGAATCGGCCTGGCGATCGCCGAGGTGCTCGCCCAGGGGGGAGCCCGCGTCGTCGTGGGCGCACGGACACGCACCGTGGAGCTTGCTGACCTGCAACGTCGTCACGATGTGCGCTTCGTCGCCGTCGATCTGGCGGCACCGGGTGGAGCGGACCACCTCATCACCGAGGCTGCTGGCCCTGCGGGAGGGTTGGACATCGTGGTGAACAACGTCGGCGGGAGTGAGCCGGCTCCGTCCTCGATCGATTTCGACGACGGACAGTGGCAGCGCATCTTCGACGTCACCTTGTTCAGTGCGGTGCGCACCGTACGCGCCGCGGTTCCTCACCTGCGGGGGCGTCCCGGGGCAGCCATCGTCACGATCGGCTCGGTGAACGCCAAGGTTCCCTCCGGTCCGATCGCTCCATACTGCGCAGCCAAGGCTGCGCTGTCGAACGTGTCCAAGGCCTGGGCGGAGGAACTCGCACCGGAGGGCATCCGGGTCAACACCATCTCCCCCGGGCCGGTACGCACTCCGATGTGGACCGGCACCGGAGGCTTCGCGCATGGCATCGCCGCGCAGGCACAGACCACTGTGGCGGACGTGATGGATCGAGTGCTGCCCGCGCAGATGGCGATCAGCACCGGTCGCATCAGCGAACCCGAAGAGATCGCAGCCCTGGTTGCCTTCCTGGCCTCCGACCGGGCTGCGAACATCACCGGGTCCGACTACCTCGTTGACGGCGGGATGGTGAAGACCGTGGCCTGA
- the aceE gene encoding pyruvate dehydrogenase (acetyl-transferring), homodimeric type: MTSRNEAGPLINGLLSQVPDIDPDETSEWLESLDGLIDDRGGPRARYILLNMLKRARERQVAVPSAMTTPYVNSIAVEDEPYFPGDEAVERRYRAYLRWNSAVMVTRAQRPDIAVGGHISSYASVATLYEVGLNHFFRGKDHPGGGDQIYFQGHASPGMYARAYLEGRLSEADLDGFRQELSRTAGGRGLPSYPHPHNMPDFWEFPTVSMGLGPASAIYQAWTNRYMQSRGIKDTSQQHVWAFLGDGEMDEPESRGMLQLAAGQGLDNLTFVVNCNLQRLDGPVRGNGKIIQELEGFFRGAGWNVIKVVWGREWDALLEADKDRALVNLMNQTLDGDYQTYRAENGAFIREHFFGRDPRTKAMVENLTDDEIWALKRGGHDYRKLYAAYSAAMNHTGQPTVILAHTVKGYGLGSAFAGRNATHQMKKLKENDLKLLRDELRLPIPDSELEDPFNAPYYHPGKDAPEIEYMLDRRRQLGGFLPERRSKHTEVTLPADKAYERLAKGSGTQEAATTMALVQLFKDLLKDKDFGKRIVPIIPDEARTFGLDAIFPSLKIFNTTGQHYLPVDRDLLLSYKESESGGLMHTGINEAGSAAAFQAVGTSYATHGEVMVPFYFYYSMFGFQRTGDQFWAAGDQLTRGFLIGATAGRTTLTGEGLQHADGHSPVLASTNTAVVHYDPAYGYEIRHIVKDGLQRMYGEDERDPNVIYYLTVYNEPMLQPSEPENVDVEGILNGIYQLEAPADGDGPVVQLLASGVAVPWALKAREVLAEDWGVRAGVWSVTSWNELRRDGLAADREAFINPGGEQRQAYVTSKLSGAEGPFIGTSDYDFQVPDQIRAWVPGDYLTLGADGFGFSDTRPSVRRHFLIDTESIVTRALQALAQRGEVDEAAPGQAVEKYRLLDVNAGTTGSAGGDS, translated from the coding sequence GTGACGTCACGCAACGAAGCCGGTCCTCTGATCAATGGGCTGCTCAGCCAGGTACCGGACATCGACCCGGACGAGACCAGCGAGTGGCTGGAGTCGCTGGATGGTCTGATCGACGACCGCGGCGGACCCCGCGCGCGCTACATCCTGCTGAACATGCTCAAGCGGGCGAGGGAGCGGCAGGTGGCCGTCCCCTCGGCGATGACCACGCCGTACGTGAACTCCATCGCCGTGGAGGACGAGCCCTACTTCCCCGGTGACGAGGCGGTCGAGCGCCGCTACCGCGCCTACCTGCGGTGGAACTCCGCCGTGATGGTCACCCGCGCGCAGCGCCCGGACATCGCCGTCGGCGGGCACATCTCCTCCTACGCCTCGGTGGCCACGCTGTACGAGGTCGGGCTGAACCACTTCTTCCGGGGCAAGGACCACCCGGGCGGCGGGGACCAGATCTACTTCCAGGGGCACGCCTCCCCCGGGATGTACGCCCGCGCCTACCTCGAGGGCCGGCTCAGCGAGGCCGATCTGGACGGATTCCGCCAGGAGCTCTCCCGCACCGCCGGCGGGCGCGGCCTGCCGAGCTACCCGCACCCGCACAACATGCCCGACTTCTGGGAGTTCCCCACGGTCTCGATGGGTCTGGGCCCGGCCTCGGCCATCTACCAGGCCTGGACGAACCGGTATATGCAGTCCCGGGGCATCAAGGACACCTCCCAGCAGCACGTCTGGGCGTTCCTCGGCGACGGTGAGATGGACGAGCCGGAGTCCCGCGGCATGCTGCAGCTGGCCGCTGGGCAGGGCCTGGACAACCTCACCTTCGTGGTGAACTGCAACCTGCAGCGCCTCGACGGGCCGGTGCGCGGCAACGGCAAGATCATCCAGGAGCTCGAGGGCTTCTTCCGCGGCGCCGGGTGGAACGTGATCAAGGTGGTCTGGGGCCGGGAGTGGGACGCACTGCTGGAGGCGGACAAGGACCGCGCCCTGGTGAACCTGATGAACCAGACCCTGGACGGGGACTACCAGACCTACCGGGCCGAGAACGGCGCGTTCATCCGGGAGCACTTCTTCGGTCGCGACCCGCGCACCAAGGCGATGGTGGAGAACCTCACCGACGACGAGATCTGGGCGCTGAAGCGCGGCGGGCACGACTACCGCAAGCTCTACGCGGCCTACTCCGCGGCGATGAACCACACCGGTCAGCCGACGGTGATCCTCGCGCACACGGTCAAGGGCTACGGCCTCGGCTCGGCGTTCGCCGGGCGGAACGCCACCCACCAGATGAAGAAGCTCAAGGAGAACGACCTCAAGCTGCTCCGGGACGAGCTGCGGCTGCCGATCCCCGACTCCGAGCTCGAGGACCCGTTCAACGCCCCGTACTATCACCCGGGCAAGGACGCACCCGAGATCGAGTACATGCTCGACCGGCGCCGTCAGCTCGGCGGGTTCCTGCCCGAGAGGCGCTCGAAGCACACCGAGGTCACCCTGCCGGCGGACAAGGCCTACGAGCGGCTCGCCAAGGGTTCCGGGACCCAGGAAGCTGCCACCACCATGGCACTGGTGCAGCTGTTCAAGGACCTGCTCAAGGACAAGGACTTCGGCAAGCGGATCGTGCCGATCATCCCGGACGAGGCCCGCACCTTCGGCCTGGACGCGATCTTCCCGAGCCTGAAGATCTTCAACACCACCGGTCAGCACTACCTGCCGGTGGACCGGGACCTGCTGCTGTCCTACAAGGAGTCCGAGTCCGGTGGGCTGATGCACACCGGCATCAACGAGGCCGGGTCCGCAGCGGCGTTCCAAGCGGTCGGCACCTCCTACGCCACCCACGGCGAGGTCATGGTTCCGTTCTACTTCTACTACTCGATGTTCGGGTTCCAGCGCACCGGTGACCAGTTCTGGGCCGCCGGCGACCAGCTCACCCGCGGGTTCCTCATCGGCGCCACCGCCGGTCGCACCACGCTCACCGGTGAGGGCCTGCAGCATGCGGACGGGCACTCCCCCGTGCTCGCCTCCACGAACACCGCGGTGGTGCACTACGACCCGGCGTACGGGTACGAGATCCGGCACATCGTCAAGGACGGTCTCCAGCGGATGTACGGCGAAGATGAGCGCGACCCGAACGTCATCTACTACCTCACCGTGTACAACGAGCCGATGCTGCAGCCGAGCGAGCCGGAGAACGTCGATGTCGAGGGGATCCTCAACGGCATCTACCAGCTCGAGGCTCCGGCCGACGGCGATGGTCCCGTGGTCCAGCTCCTCGCCTCGGGTGTGGCGGTGCCGTGGGCGCTCAAGGCCCGCGAGGTACTCGCCGAGGACTGGGGCGTACGCGCCGGGGTCTGGTCGGTGACCAGCTGGAACGAGCTGCGCCGGGACGGTCTGGCGGCAGACCGGGAGGCCTTCATCAACCCCGGTGGCGAGCAGCGCCAGGCCTACGTCACCTCGAAGCTGTCCGGTGCCGAAGGCCCGTTCATCGGCACCTCGGACTACGACTTCCAGGTGCCGGACCAGATCCGGGCCTGGGTACCGGGCGACTACCTGACGCTCGGGGCGGACGGCTTCGGCTTCTCCGACACCCGGCCCTCGGTGCGCCGGCACTTCCTCATCGACACCGAGTCGATCGTCACCCGTGCGCTGCAGGCCCTGGCCCAGCGCGGCGAGGTGGACGAGGCGGCGCCGGGCCAGGCGGTGGAGAAGTACCGGCTGCTGGATGTGAACGCCGGCACCACCGGCTCGGCCGGCGGAGACTCCTGA